The region GCGCGAGGCAGCCGGCAGTTGCTTGACGCGCTTCTTCTTGGCGTTCACCTTCGCCAGCGCCTCATGCAGGTTGACGGCATTGCGCTTGCCGAGTTCGATGACCGAATCTACGCCTGTCGCTTCGAGCAAGTCGGCGTATTGCTCGCCAACACCCTTGATGCGCGCCAGATCAGCCCGGTTGACCCACTCTAGAATTGACGATTCCGCGTAGCCGGACTTGGCGGCCAGTTCTTTGCGACCCTTGGCGGTCGCGCCGGCCGCCAGCAACCCTGCCACCGACTTGACGCCTGCTGCGGCGAACTTGACGGCTTTGGCAGATCCGATGCCCTTGATGTCTGCGATTTTGGCCATGCCTGCTCCTTGTGGCCGCGGGATGGATTTGTGTGTCCGTTGAGAACGCTTCCCGTCGGTCATTGACACACAATTGTAGGTCGTGTCCCGCGAAACGGCAAACCAGCAATTCTCATTTTGGCTTTGGACGGGGTGCTTTCCAATGCCGGCTTGCTATGAACTGGCCCCCTGGTGCTTGTCACGCAAGCTGGCTCGACAAGAAAGCGGCGTTGCCCTCCCCCCGACCCCCTCCCAACTTCGTTGGGAGGGGGCGAGATTCTAAGGGGAGGTGCGCGGCGGCGCAGCCGCCGCGCACCTCCCCGTTAGCTTTTCCCCTTCTCCCCCGCGCGCGGGGGAGAAGGGGCCAGGGGATGAGGGGGCAACCTGGTGGACAGACTCCAAATTGAGAATTGCTGACGGCAAACGGCCCATTTTGGCGCAACGTCAACGCCGGCCAGGTCTTTTACGCCGGCGGCCACACAACTATCTGCTCGTAGTGTTCAACTGCCGGAAACGGGTCATAGAAGTGGTGCAACGCGCGCTTCCACTCCTGATATTGTGGCGAGCCGCGAAAGCCGACCGTGTGCGCTTCCAATGTCTCCCAGCGCGCCAGCAGGAGGTAGCGGTTCTCTGCTTCAACGCACCGCTGCAACTCGTGCCCCAGGTAGCCGGGTATCGATGCGATCAAAGGTGCCGCTGCGGCAAACGCGGACTCGAATGTTGGGCCGGCACCGGGCCGCACATTGAGAATGGCAACTTCCAGAATCATGCAGACCTCGTGGTAGCCGACGGCGCTCCGAATGGCCGGCAGCGCCTGAGACAGCGCACGCGTGCGCTTCGAAGCGTCGTCGGGCAATCAACGGCGGCTGTATATCGTTACGTCCCCTTGAGCGAAGACCGGAACGAAGCGGGCCGGCAGCCGCGCAGTTCCCATGGCGCGCTCACGGGGCCCGATGAAGATGTATGTTACCGGCGCAAGCAGCGCGCTGCTAGCGGGCAGGGCGCCGCCAAAATAGCTCTCGACGGCCTGTTGGGTGGCTGCCGCATTCAACGTCATGTGCGGATGCCCGTACACCGTGCGCTGATCGGTCCATGCCGGGATAAACAGGCCTGCGAGCGGTGACGCAAGCACCGCGCCGTCTGGCGGCTGCGCGCGCAGAAACTTGAAGGCGGCCCACTCATCGGCGCTGAGAAACATGTATGACGGACGTTGCTGTGCCTGCGCGGCCGTATAGATCGGCAGGACCAGCGCGCTCAGGCTGCAGAACACGACCAGCGTGAACGGCGCGATGTGTAACCATTGTGCTTGCAGCCGCCGGTAGCCAACGACGGCGAGACAGGCGACTGGGATGCTCAGACCGAAAGCGAAACGCCTCTGGTGATGTGTCAGAGGCTCGTACAACATCAGTGCGCCCAGCGCAAGCCACAGCAGGAGTAGTTGTCCGTTCGGGCGACTGATTCCCCAGCCGTGCGCGGTCGGAGTGCGCCACTGCGCGATCAGCATCGCCGTGCCGACGAGCGCCAGCGCCAGCGGCGCGCCGCCGGCGATCACGTAGTCGACGGGCGAGGGAGACAGCGTAACGTCTTGCGCCTGCCAGCCGGCAAACGACGAGAAATGGGACTGCGCCCATGCATAATACAGCGCCCATGGTCCCGCACCAGCGATGACCGCCGCTCCACGCATGACCAGTTCGTGCGGCCACGCGCCGGATCGCAGTCGCCGGGCCAGATGCCAGGCCGCTATGACAACCCCGGCCACGACGAGGGGGTACGGCTGCATCGCGCCGAGCAACGTCGCGCCAAGTAGCAAGCGCAGCCACTCGCGCCGATTCAAGGGCGCCGGGCTGACAAGCAATTCCATCAGCCATAACAGGCAGGCCATTGAGAGGGCGAAGTGCGGGCTGGCGAGCATGGCCTGAAAGACCGAAACTTCGTACTGCCAGATAT is a window of Chloroflexota bacterium DNA encoding:
- a CDS encoding DUF4332 domain-containing protein encodes the protein MAKIADIKGIGSAKAVKFAAAGVKSVAGLLAAGATAKGRKELAAKSGYAESSILEWVNRADLARIKGVGEQYADLLEATGVDSVIELGKRNAVNLHEALAKVNAKKKRVKQLPAASRVAEWVKQAKSLKRIVQH
- a CDS encoding antibiotic biosynthesis monooxygenase, which gives rise to MILEVAILNVRPGAGPTFESAFAAAAPLIASIPGYLGHELQRCVEAENRYLLLARWETLEAHTVGFRGSPQYQEWKRALHHFYDPFPAVEHYEQIVVWPPA